GTTCCGGCGTCAGTGTCCCGGTGACGCCGAAGTACCGCCATGCCTCCAGGTGCGACCAATGGTACAAGGGGTTGCGCAGGGTGTAGGGCAGGGTCTCCATCCACGCCTGGTGCTTCTCCCGCGGTGCGGCGTCGCCGGTGCAGAACCGCTCGGCCACCCCGTTGGCCCGCATCGCCCGCCACTTGTAGTGGTCACCCTCCAGCCAGACCTCGGCCAAGTCACGGAACCGGTGGTCGGCGGCGATTTGGTCCGCGGGCAAATGACAATGGAAGTCGATGATCGGCAGCCCCTCCGCATAGTCGTGGTAAAGGCGGCATGCTTCGTCGCTGCCCAAGAGGAAGTCTTCGTCTACGAAGCCCATGGATCGACCACCAGTTTGAACACCCCCTTCTTCCCTTCGCCCGTGTTCTCGCGGAAGAGGCGCGGGAGGTCGGCAAGGGTCGTCTTCGTCTGCCACTCCTTGACGCGGAACCGTCCCTGTTCCAGCCATGCCAACGCCCGGGGATAGTCGCCGACTTCAAAGTTGCAGCTGGTGACGATGCTTCGCTCCGAACCAAGGCGCAAGAAGTTGACGGGCACCGGTTCGTCGTGTACCGCGAGGTTGACCAGCGTGCCAGCCTTGCCTAGGATTCTCACGCCAAGGTCCAACGTCTCCGCCTTGCCGACCGTGTCAAACACCGAGCCAAACCCCTCCGGGGCCAATCCGGACAGCGTGGAGAGCAAGTCTGCGTCGGACAGGCCGCGGGTGTCCACCGCGACGCCCACGCCCTGCCGCGTGGCGATGTCCAGGGCCACCGGTGATTGGTCGAGAAGCACGGCGTGGCTGGCCCCCAGCGCCAAGGCCGCCTGGGCGACGCCGTTCCCCGCCGGCCCTGCCCCGACACAAAGCACCGGCCGCCCGGGCTGGACCCGCCCCTGCTCGGCGACGTGGAGACAGACCGCCAAGATGTCCATCATCGCCGCTTCCTCAAAGCTCAGCGAGTCGGCGATCTCAAAGCAACTCTGGCCCCAAGACGGGGCAAACCGGGTGTAGGCACCGGGAAAGTAGTCTTGGTCGCCCCAGCCTTGGCCATGGCCCATATGGACGGTGTCCGGGCACAGCCGCGACCGGCCGGCCTGACAATCCGGGCATCGCCCGCAGACCTTGGAACAGACTGGCGCGACGC
This is a stretch of genomic DNA from Fimbriimonadaceae bacterium. It encodes these proteins:
- a CDS encoding alcohol dehydrogenase catalytic domain-containing protein, with protein sequence MESIVELPASMPAGVLVGPRDLSVMDIPMWPVGSYGDPDIVLVQIKACGVCGSDFRYYLGENPWAQHTLGRFVPNPPNIVLGHEYAGVVVAVQSEANRRLLGKRVAPVCSKVCGRCPDCQAGRSRLCPDTVHMGHGQGWGDQDYFPGAYTRFAPSWGQSCFEIADSLSFEEAAMMDILAVCLHVAEQGRVQPGRPVLCVGAGPAGNGVAQAALALGASHAVLLDQSPVALDIATRQGVGVAVDTRGLSDADLLSTLSGLAPEGFGSVFDTVGKAETLDLGVRILGKAGTLVNLAVHDEPVPVNFLRLGSERSIVTSCNFEVGDYPRALAWLEQGRFRVKEWQTKTTLADLPRLFRENTGEGKKGVFKLVVDPWAS